The following coding sequences lie in one Musa acuminata AAA Group cultivar baxijiao chromosome BXJ1-8, Cavendish_Baxijiao_AAA, whole genome shotgun sequence genomic window:
- the LOC135583690 gene encoding mitochondrial pyruvate carrier 4 translates to MAASKIQALWNHPAGPKTIHFWAPTFKWGISIANVADFAKPPEKISYPQQVAVACTGLIWSRYSTVITPKNWNLFSVNVAMAGTGIYQLSRKIRHDYFSEVEEVPAKE, encoded by the exons ATGGCAGCATCAAAGATTCAAGCTCTATGGAATCACCCAGCGGGCCCTAAAACca TCCATTTTTGGGCCCCAACATTTAAGTGGGGAATTAGTATCGCAAATGTTGCAGACTTTGCTAAGCCACCTGAAAAGATTTCTTATCCTCAGCAAGTTG CTGTTGCTTGCACTGGTCTCATCTGGTCACGTTACAGCACAGTTATTACACCT AAAAACTGGAACCTCTTTAGCGTGAATGTTGCGATGGCTGGAACAGGCATTTATCAACTTTCTCGCAAGATTCG GCACGATTACTTCTCTGAGGTAGAAGAAGTACCAGCAAAAGAATGA